Proteins encoded by one window of Lactobacillus sp. ESL0684:
- a CDS encoding TIM-barrel domain-containing protein: MIINVQAKGGFYQIDYANGLKARLYWLDSSIFRYYIDPVEKYQQPAQSQPDLHAQILAADVQEYGDQSIQVELERTETGWSIATKSITINFVKNAGTMSVTKQGQTVLQEVQPIYLNDEYCEQVLANEAGNNYFGAGTQNGRFNLTNEQIIVANTNNWLDQGVASPAPFYWSTCGYGVLRNTFTRGEYDFASTQAETIVTRHYEKRFDAIYFFAKTPYELLHMYHQLTGLPQLMPLYGFYEAHLNAYNRDFWIKADAQDKQAIKYPDGNYYREYHPKELPADLESKAIRETLNGEAGGAAYLLSARGMLDQYLNQDMPLGWFLPNDGYGAGYGQTNTLEGNLQNLAKFVTYANSKGIEVGLWTQQNLSPKDPQHPKPTDRDFEKELEVGVTALKTDMAWVGDGYSFGLNGTQTAAKMIEKIKSEELRPFIITMDGWAGTHSSAAVWTGDQKGGQWEYIRFQIPTYIGEGLSGQPNVGSDMDGIYAGSNAIVNTRDYQWKAFTPIQLNMDGWGTNPKTPFAFSDAITAINRAYLKQKTQLLPYIYSIAHQAVEDAKPMVRAMFLEYPDLPECYTDLVKYQYMWGDCFLVAPIYQNTAADDQGNDLRNGIYLPDRKQIWLDYYTGEAYQGGQVLNNFAAPVWKLPLFVKAGAIIPKAPATNTPKEYQLAKNERQFEIYPFNDNQFTVYEDDGISAKYQMGEFAQTDISTELRNENLIVDIKPTTGNYSEMEKIRTTELAIKVTEMPTNCAVLIAGQKLALRLVRDLTDYAQSDNVCYLDHEYYSNSYLQGIGTDMKQTFFRIKLAHVNVSTSEIVVKLSGVQPLALLAKSKDKKLSITDPLNFSQSQITTVTLSWQPADEKYGRAKYNVKVDDLLYTEITETKLAIEGIEPKKQHSFQVQTITEQGTIDWSPVKYF, encoded by the coding sequence ATGATTATTAATGTCCAAGCTAAAGGTGGCTTTTATCAAATCGATTATGCTAATGGTCTGAAGGCCAGATTGTATTGGTTAGATTCTAGTATCTTTCGATATTACATTGATCCGGTAGAAAAGTATCAACAACCAGCACAGTCGCAGCCAGACTTACATGCTCAAATTTTGGCAGCTGATGTTCAAGAATATGGTGATCAGTCTATCCAAGTGGAGCTTGAGCGAACTGAAACTGGTTGGTCTATTGCGACTAAATCGATTACCATTAATTTTGTCAAGAATGCAGGTACCATGAGTGTTACCAAGCAAGGACAGACAGTCTTGCAAGAAGTACAACCGATCTATCTTAATGATGAATACTGTGAACAAGTTTTAGCTAATGAGGCTGGAAATAACTACTTTGGGGCAGGTACGCAAAACGGTCGTTTTAATTTAACTAATGAGCAGATAATTGTAGCAAATACGAATAATTGGCTAGATCAGGGAGTGGCATCTCCAGCACCTTTTTATTGGTCGACCTGCGGTTATGGGGTGTTGCGTAATACTTTCACCCGTGGTGAATATGATTTTGCTAGTACACAAGCTGAAACAATTGTTACTAGACATTATGAAAAGCGATTTGATGCAATTTATTTCTTTGCCAAAACGCCATATGAACTATTGCATATGTATCACCAATTAACTGGCTTGCCACAATTGATGCCATTGTATGGTTTTTATGAAGCACATCTAAATGCTTATAATCGTGATTTTTGGATTAAGGCTGATGCTCAAGATAAACAAGCGATTAAATATCCCGATGGTAATTATTATCGAGAATATCATCCTAAAGAACTTCCAGCAGATTTAGAAAGTAAAGCAATTCGTGAGACGCTGAACGGCGAAGCCGGAGGAGCTGCTTATTTATTAAGTGCGCGTGGCATGCTTGACCAATATCTCAATCAGGATATGCCTTTAGGCTGGTTTTTACCTAATGACGGTTATGGTGCTGGATATGGTCAAACGAATACCTTGGAAGGTAATTTACAAAATTTGGCTAAGTTTGTTACTTATGCTAATTCTAAAGGAATTGAAGTCGGCTTATGGACGCAACAAAATTTGTCTCCTAAGGATCCGCAACATCCCAAGCCAACAGATCGTGATTTTGAAAAAGAGTTAGAAGTTGGGGTAACTGCTCTAAAAACGGACATGGCCTGGGTAGGTGATGGTTATTCCTTTGGTTTAAATGGTACGCAAACTGCAGCTAAAATGATTGAAAAGATTAAAAGTGAAGAATTGCGACCGTTTATTATTACCATGGACGGTTGGGCTGGAACACATAGCAGTGCAGCTGTTTGGACGGGTGACCAGAAAGGTGGACAATGGGAATATATTCGTTTTCAAATTCCGACTTATATTGGTGAAGGCTTATCAGGTCAACCCAATGTTGGTTCGGATATGGATGGTATTTATGCCGGCAGTAATGCAATTGTTAACACGCGTGACTACCAGTGGAAAGCTTTTACGCCAATTCAATTAAATATGGATGGTTGGGGAACTAATCCCAAGACTCCATTTGCGTTTTCAGATGCAATTACTGCAATTAATCGGGCTTATCTAAAGCAAAAGACACAGTTGCTACCTTATATCTACAGTATTGCTCATCAGGCCGTTGAAGATGCCAAACCAATGGTTCGCGCTATGTTTTTAGAATATCCAGATTTACCCGAATGTTATACAGACTTGGTTAAGTATCAATACATGTGGGGAGACTGTTTTTTGGTTGCGCCAATCTATCAAAATACGGCAGCCGATGATCAAGGCAATGATCTTCGTAATGGTATTTATTTGCCAGATAGAAAGCAGATTTGGCTTGATTATTATACTGGTGAGGCTTATCAAGGCGGACAAGTACTGAATAATTTTGCTGCGCCTGTATGGAAACTGCCCCTATTTGTTAAAGCTGGTGCAATAATCCCTAAAGCACCTGCTACTAATACTCCCAAGGAATATCAGCTGGCTAAGAATGAGCGGCAATTTGAGATTTATCCTTTTAATGATAATCAATTTACAGTTTATGAAGATGACGGCATTAGTGCCAAATATCAAATGGGGGAATTTGCTCAAACGGATATTTCGACTGAATTAAGAAATGAAAATTTAATAGTTGATATTAAACCAACAACTGGAAATTATTCTGAAATGGAAAAAATACGTACGACAGAATTGGCTATAAAAGTGACCGAAATGCCAACAAATTGTGCGGTGTTGATTGCTGGTCAAAAATTAGCTTTACGATTAGTTCGAGACTTGACTGATTATGCTCAGTCCGATAATGTTTGTTATCTTGATCATGAGTATTATAGTAATTCGTATTTGCAAGGAATCGGAACTGACATGAAGCAGACATTCTTCCGTATTAAGCTTGCTCATGTAAATGTCAGCACAAGTGAGATTGTAGTTAAGCTTAGCGGGGTTCAACCTTTAGCTCTGTTAGCTAAATCTAAAGATAAGAAATTGAGTATTACAGATCCACTCAATTTTTCGCAGAGTCAGATAACTACTGTCACGCTATCATGGCAACCAGCTGATGAAAAATATGGACGTGCAAAATATAATGTTAAAGTAGACGATTTGCTTTATACAGAAATTACCGAAACCAAATTAGCTATAGAAGGAATAGAACCTAAAAAACAGCACAGTTTTCAAGTACAAACCATAACGGAACAGGGAACTATTGATTGGAGTCCAGTAAAGTATTTTTGA
- a CDS encoding oligopeptide ABC transporter substrate-binding protein produces the protein MKKSKIISYIAILAAVFLSLTACSKNQDKTSNAVDSTPKFKTSVPTKTVKQGGTLKVALETDTPFQGIFLDEISENSVDYLASQFGDETLFYYDNNYRINKKGPATLKVDQKNKNIVVTVKNGVKWSDGKQVTAKDLEYSYEIIANKATNCERYTDQMANIVGLREYHDGKAQTISGITYPNGENGRSIKIRFKQMFPGMYNAGSNCYSETAAPYHYLKDVPFSKLQASDQVRKNPMFIGPYKVQKIVRGQSVTWVPNKYYWRGKPKLDKISISVISTSSASQAIKSHKFDVIDVVNTQWEQVKNTKNYNFVASVPMQYYYLGFKVGKWDKKQEKNVMSKNSKMNSKPLRQAMAYAMNVEQVDKRYTHGLKFKVPTLIPEQFGDYFDKNAKGYTYNLKKANQILDQAGYKKKGKWRTQPNGKPLKINFMAMSGNTTQEPIIQNYLQQWHKVGLNVKLYNGRLIEANSFYDKLAKDDPKVDAFIGGIGMSTEPSQANAYGENSASNYARFATKENTQLIKEMDAPESFNHGHRVKVFHKWQKYMNEQAYVVPLDNQYTVTAVNTKLANYSLDPEKCANKHPIWYDIGFAK, from the coding sequence ATGAAAAAGTCAAAAATCATTAGTTATATTGCTATCTTAGCAGCCGTCTTTTTGTCGTTGACAGCTTGCAGTAAAAACCAAGATAAAACCAGCAATGCGGTTGACAGTACCCCCAAATTCAAAACATCCGTGCCAACCAAAACTGTTAAACAAGGTGGCACATTAAAGGTTGCTTTAGAAACAGATACACCTTTCCAAGGCATCTTTTTAGACGAAATCTCAGAAAATTCAGTTGACTATCTAGCCTCTCAATTTGGTGACGAGACCCTTTTTTATTATGACAATAACTATAGAATAAATAAAAAAGGACCCGCTACACTTAAAGTTGATCAAAAAAACAAAAATATCGTAGTCACAGTAAAGAATGGTGTTAAATGGTCTGATGGCAAACAAGTCACGGCTAAAGATCTTGAGTACTCTTATGAAATTATTGCCAATAAAGCAACCAATTGTGAACGCTATACTGATCAAATGGCCAATATTGTTGGTTTAAGAGAATATCATGATGGAAAAGCACAAACGATTTCTGGGATTACCTATCCTAACGGTGAAAATGGACGTTCAATTAAAATTCGTTTTAAACAAATGTTTCCAGGAATGTACAATGCTGGCAGTAATTGTTATAGCGAAACCGCGGCACCTTATCATTATCTAAAAGATGTGCCATTTTCCAAACTGCAAGCCAGTGATCAAGTTAGAAAGAACCCTATGTTCATTGGTCCCTATAAGGTTCAAAAAATTGTACGCGGACAATCTGTTACTTGGGTACCAAATAAGTACTATTGGCGTGGTAAACCAAAGCTAGACAAAATCTCAATTTCAGTAATTTCTACTAGCAGCGCTTCACAAGCAATTAAGAGTCACAAGTTTGATGTCATTGACGTGGTAAATACCCAATGGGAACAAGTTAAAAACACGAAAAATTATAATTTTGTTGCGTCAGTGCCAATGCAATATTATTATTTAGGCTTTAAAGTAGGCAAATGGGATAAAAAGCAAGAAAAAAATGTCATGAGTAAAAATTCCAAGATGAATAGCAAGCCGCTCAGACAAGCCATGGCATATGCCATGAATGTCGAGCAAGTTGATAAACGTTATACTCATGGTCTCAAATTTAAAGTCCCAACTCTAATTCCTGAACAGTTTGGTGATTATTTTGATAAAAATGCCAAAGGCTACACTTACAATCTGAAAAAGGCTAATCAAATTTTAGATCAGGCAGGATACAAGAAAAAAGGTAAATGGCGCACTCAGCCTAATGGCAAACCACTTAAGATTAACTTTATGGCGATGAGCGGTAATACTACTCAAGAGCCAATCATTCAAAACTATTTGCAGCAATGGCACAAAGTTGGTTTAAACGTCAAATTGTACAACGGTAGATTGATTGAAGCTAACTCATTTTATGACAAGCTGGCAAAAGATGATCCTAAAGTTGATGCATTTATTGGTGGTATAGGGATGTCAACCGAGCCTTCACAAGCTAATGCATATGGCGAAAACTCTGCTTCAAATTATGCTCGCTTTGCTACTAAGGAAAATACCCAACTAATTAAAGAAATGGACGCACCAGAATCATTTAATCACGGCCATCGGGTCAAGGTTTTCCACAAGTGGCAAAAATACATGAATGAGCAAGCTTACGTTGTTCCACTTGATAACCAATACACAGTTACTGCAGTAAATACCAAATTAGCTAATTATTCACTTGATCCTGAAAAATGTGCTAATAAGCATCCAATTTGGTATGATATTGGTTTTGCCAAATAA